In Leptospira harrisiae, the following proteins share a genomic window:
- a CDS encoding YegP family protein — MSAKFEIYKDKAGEFRFRLKAANGEIIASSEGYSSKQACENGINSVKSNAETAEIVDQT, encoded by the coding sequence ATGTCAGCAAAATTTGAAATTTACAAAGATAAAGCAGGGGAATTCCGTTTTCGTCTGAAGGCTGCCAATGGGGAAATCATAGCATCTAGCGAAGGTTATTCTTCAAAACAAGCATGTGAAAACGGCATTAACTCGGTGAAAAGTAATGCCGAAACTGCAGAAATTGTGGATCAAACGTAA
- a CDS encoding 7TM diverse intracellular signaling domain-containing protein, with amino-acid sequence MILSRRINLFLTIFIFISCGNKFPERPPIQFSFESKATEQILAGEVLWSKVHEMKYHFGYWKPFVWVKFDLVNPEERMNDYVLELESPWVDSVTLVWKENGVVVTKQFDGSATFASRELQHRNPTYQVRLGPLETRTIYANIKNSGILNAPFRIWKINSFFDRIERDYVANGVYFGIIFALLLYNLLIYVSVRERAYIYYCLYLATLGVNYSLLGGFFKQLLVPELAMSIKPYLYISVNASLTFVGLFSLSFLNLKKINPWLDRLIRLSVVAFACMSLFSIFLPHNWMEVSFIYTFPYMFLVLMSAGAYSYLKGVKSSSFFLLAWFTLFIGVIVDSLTKASLIPFSTFGRYGVQIGTAFEVILFSLALGRRLRFLLEENLIAKNELTTIKKDLETARKIQMRILPDKLPESEKLSMVVSYFPLYDVGGDFYDFFEFNDGFGLVIADVTGHGVSAALDSSTVKIAFRNAKEYNKSPKDLIGAMNRFLCTSLHARFVSAAYLYIDYKKMKINFSSAGNPPFVIIRDREIESFECPGLLLGVRSDFIYEEREIDLKEGDRILVFTDGLYENLKPDEEPETILFPEILPIVGETQELFHQILLNQLSRMRRISRDDITLISLDINRS; translated from the coding sequence ATGATCCTTTCCCGCAGAATTAATTTATTTCTAACGATTTTCATTTTTATTTCCTGCGGAAATAAATTCCCGGAACGTCCTCCCATCCAATTTTCCTTCGAATCCAAAGCAACCGAACAGATTCTTGCGGGTGAAGTTCTTTGGTCCAAAGTTCACGAAATGAAATACCATTTTGGGTATTGGAAACCTTTCGTTTGGGTAAAATTTGATTTAGTCAATCCAGAAGAAAGAATGAATGACTATGTCCTTGAATTAGAATCTCCTTGGGTGGATTCGGTTACGTTGGTTTGGAAAGAAAATGGAGTTGTGGTAACAAAACAATTTGATGGTTCTGCAACATTTGCTTCAAGAGAATTACAACACAGAAATCCAACGTATCAAGTGAGACTTGGTCCTTTGGAAACGAGAACAATTTATGCAAATATAAAAAACTCGGGGATACTCAATGCACCGTTTCGTATATGGAAGATAAATTCTTTTTTTGATCGGATCGAAAGGGATTATGTGGCCAACGGAGTATATTTTGGGATTATTTTTGCACTACTATTATATAATCTATTAATCTATGTTAGCGTAAGGGAAAGGGCATACATTTATTATTGTTTGTACCTGGCAACATTAGGGGTTAATTATTCTTTGCTCGGCGGATTTTTTAAACAACTTTTGGTTCCTGAATTGGCTATGTCTATCAAGCCGTATCTATATATTTCCGTGAATGCTTCATTAACTTTTGTCGGTTTGTTTTCTCTCTCTTTTTTGAATCTAAAAAAAATCAACCCTTGGTTGGATCGGCTCATTCGATTGAGTGTAGTAGCTTTTGCTTGTATGTCGCTATTTTCTATTTTTCTTCCACACAATTGGATGGAAGTTTCATTTATTTATACTTTTCCTTATATGTTTTTGGTCCTTATGTCCGCTGGGGCTTATTCCTACTTAAAAGGAGTTAAGTCTTCTTCATTTTTTCTTTTGGCTTGGTTTACTTTGTTTATTGGTGTGATTGTTGATTCTTTAACAAAAGCTTCGCTCATACCCTTTTCTACATTTGGTCGTTACGGAGTACAAATTGGAACTGCATTCGAAGTCATTCTGTTTTCGCTGGCATTAGGTCGGCGATTGCGGTTTTTGTTAGAAGAAAACCTGATTGCAAAGAATGAGTTAACAACGATTAAAAAAGATTTAGAAACAGCGCGAAAAATCCAGATGCGTATTTTGCCTGATAAATTGCCAGAGAGCGAAAAGTTGTCGATGGTAGTTTCTTATTTTCCTTTGTACGATGTGGGTGGTGATTTTTATGATTTTTTTGAATTCAATGATGGGTTTGGATTAGTTATTGCTGATGTAACTGGTCATGGCGTGAGTGCGGCTTTAGATTCCTCTACTGTAAAGATTGCGTTTCGAAATGCGAAAGAATATAATAAATCTCCAAAAGATTTGATAGGTGCGATGAATCGTTTTTTGTGTACAAGCCTTCATGCACGTTTTGTCAGTGCTGCTTATCTTTATATTGACTACAAGAAAATGAAAATAAATTTCAGTTCCGCGGGGAACCCGCCTTTTGTGATCATCCGGGATAGAGAAATAGAATCTTTCGAATGCCCGGGCCTTTTGCTTGGTGTTCGCAGCGATTTTATTTATGAAGAACGAGAAATTGATCTGAAAGAAGGAGATCGCATTTTGGTTTTTACGGACGGATTGTACGAAAATTTAAAACCAGATGAAGAACCTGAAACTATTTTGTTTCCAGAAATATTGCCGATTGTTGGTGAAACACAAGAATTGTTTCACCAGATTCTATTGAATCAGCTCTCGCGGATGAGACGGATTTCCCGAGATGACATCACACTAATTTCTCTCGATATTAACCGCAGTTAA
- a CDS encoding MASE3 domain-containing protein: protein MKNNRFYILVLFFCILPLVLVGTFPEYFYREFEIGYFLVFHNVTEIFSVIVSFSIFGLGYYSFSQSRNSHTLFLGVGFLAVGLIDFMHTLGYKGMPDFVTPNSGNKSSQFWIFSRFITSLVLFSAIYIQPNTKYKFVKERFLLLFTFLVVGVIFLLVIFLNEWIPDTYVQGKGLTPFKKNAEFVIIAILFFALLLYRKASFYTSRRQIQYYLSAFVVCIFSEMVFAVYTSVYDVYNVIGHLYKIGAFYLIYKAVFIAAINDPYEQLIQSNRLLSDEIEENKVYAEMIKKSLREKENLIAEIFHRTKNSIQLVRSILMIQASDFPDDKNIQAIVENTSVKIQTMSLVHDHLYANKDLSEIKVSAYLESLADMVRQAYPPIGKKININFQIGEGSLLLDTAVPLGLIFTEILSNSFKYAFRNVTVGEILISFTFRESICYFDYKDNGVGLPEEFDLSNQKKLGLSLAKIIAEKQMGGTLSIDGTQGFQLKLSFPSDLYKRRV from the coding sequence TTGAAGAATAATCGTTTTTATATTTTGGTATTATTTTTTTGTATTTTACCACTTGTACTAGTTGGTACATTCCCTGAGTACTTTTATCGAGAGTTTGAGATTGGTTATTTTTTGGTATTTCATAATGTTACGGAAATTTTTAGTGTAATCGTTTCCTTTTCTATTTTTGGTTTAGGTTACTATTCGTTTTCACAAAGCCGGAATTCGCATACTTTGTTTCTTGGGGTAGGTTTCCTTGCCGTTGGTCTCATCGATTTTATGCATACTTTGGGTTATAAGGGAATGCCGGATTTTGTAACTCCAAACTCAGGTAATAAATCGTCTCAGTTTTGGATTTTTTCGAGATTCATAACCTCTCTTGTTTTGTTTTCTGCAATTTACATTCAGCCAAACACAAAATATAAATTTGTAAAAGAAAGGTTTTTACTTCTGTTTACCTTTCTGGTTGTCGGAGTTATTTTTCTATTGGTAATCTTTTTGAATGAATGGATACCGGACACTTATGTACAAGGAAAGGGATTAACCCCATTTAAGAAAAATGCAGAGTTTGTGATCATCGCAATATTATTTTTTGCACTTCTTTTGTATCGTAAGGCAAGTTTTTATACTTCCAGAAGGCAGATTCAATATTATTTGTCAGCTTTTGTTGTTTGTATTTTCAGCGAAATGGTTTTTGCAGTCTATACTAGCGTGTACGACGTTTATAACGTTATCGGACATCTTTATAAAATTGGTGCTTTTTACCTGATCTACAAAGCTGTATTTATTGCTGCTATTAATGATCCATATGAGCAGTTGATTCAATCCAATCGCCTTCTTTCAGATGAAATAGAAGAAAATAAAGTTTATGCGGAAATGATTAAAAAGTCTTTGCGTGAAAAAGAGAATTTGATCGCAGAAATTTTTCACAGAACAAAAAATTCAATCCAATTAGTTCGTTCGATTTTAATGATCCAAGCTTCTGATTTTCCTGACGATAAAAACATCCAAGCCATTGTTGAAAATACTTCGGTTAAAATACAGACAATGTCCTTGGTTCATGACCATTTATATGCGAACAAGGATTTAAGTGAGATTAAAGTTTCTGCTTATTTGGAATCTTTGGCTGATATGGTCAGACAAGCGTATCCACCTATTGGTAAAAAAATTAATATCAATTTTCAAATCGGGGAAGGTTCCTTACTTTTAGATACCGCAGTTCCGCTTGGTCTTATTTTTACTGAAATACTTTCTAATAGTTTTAAGTATGCTTTTAGGAATGTAACTGTTGGTGAAATCCTGATATCTTTTACTTTCAGAGAAAGTATTTGTTACTTTGATTATAAAGACAATGGTGTTGGTCTGCCAGAGGAGTTCGATTTATCAAATCAAAAAAAATTGGGATTAAGTTTGGCAAAGATCATTGCTGAAAAACAAATGGGAGGAACCTTGAGTATTGATGGTACCCAAGGGTTTCAGTTAAAACTCAGTTTCCCAAGTGATTTATATAAGAGAAGGGTTTAA
- a CDS encoding hemin-degrading factor, which translates to MNENLKLQWENLVKEMPKLRIREAAKHLKVSEAELLATKLGPSVKLLKPDWSSFLLNSTNLGYVMALTRNESCVHERKGIYKNVSVNGQTALVVGEDIDLRIFLKDWKYGFYVEEPRENHMMCSFQFFDSRGEAVHKIYQTEKSELNGWELTKAQFIDETQTFAKPSAETIIKTETNDPKEIPAFLNAWSQLEDTHDFFSLIRKFSYSREFSLKAASGKFSFPISTNDFLNLMEKTNKLDQEIMIFVGNPGMIQIHTGKIQKFEPMGPWFNVLDPEFNLHLRTDQVESVWIVDKPTKDGLVTSVELFDNEGNLILQMFGKRKPGIAQSETWFQLTRSYINKITEELNPSLI; encoded by the coding sequence ATGAATGAAAATTTAAAACTACAATGGGAAAATCTTGTTAAAGAAATGCCCAAACTCAGAATTCGAGAAGCCGCCAAACATCTGAAAGTTAGCGAAGCGGAACTTCTTGCGACAAAACTTGGTCCATCAGTCAAATTGCTGAAGCCGGATTGGTCTAGTTTTTTACTTAACTCCACTAATCTTGGTTATGTCATGGCACTCACAAGAAACGAGTCGTGTGTGCACGAAAGAAAAGGTATTTACAAAAACGTATCTGTCAATGGCCAAACTGCTCTCGTAGTAGGAGAAGATATCGATTTACGAATCTTTTTAAAAGACTGGAAGTATGGATTTTACGTGGAAGAACCAAGAGAAAACCATATGATGTGTAGTTTTCAATTTTTTGATTCCAGAGGGGAAGCAGTACATAAAATTTATCAGACAGAAAAGTCCGAATTAAATGGTTGGGAACTTACCAAAGCCCAGTTCATCGATGAAACCCAAACCTTCGCTAAACCTTCCGCTGAAACAATAATCAAAACGGAAACAAACGATCCAAAAGAAATTCCCGCGTTTCTCAATGCATGGAGTCAATTAGAAGACACTCACGATTTTTTTTCTTTGATTAGAAAGTTTAGTTACTCACGAGAATTTTCATTAAAAGCTGCAAGCGGCAAGTTTTCCTTTCCCATCTCAACAAACGATTTTCTAAACCTTATGGAAAAAACAAACAAATTGGATCAGGAAATAATGATCTTCGTCGGAAATCCCGGAATGATCCAAATCCATACAGGAAAAATTCAAAAATTTGAACCTATGGGTCCATGGTTCAATGTCCTTGATCCAGAATTCAACTTACATTTAAGAACAGATCAGGTGGAATCAGTTTGGATTGTTGATAAACCTACAAAAGATGGTCTTGTCACTTCTGTGGAACTGTTTGATAACGAAGGAAACTTAATTTTACAAATGTTCGGAAAAAGAAAACCAGGAATCGCACAATCAGAAACCTGGTTTCAGTTAACAAGAAGCTACATTAACAAAATTACTGAGGAGTTAAACCCTTCTCTTATATAA
- a CDS encoding heme ABC transporter ATP-binding protein gives MTIQSIDVDYFIGSKQILSKIELEILPGELHVLIGRNGAGKSTLFHMLCGDLSPKQGNVYLDGIDLKDYPNNELAKKRAVLSQETVITFPISSEEVIRLGRHPHKKDTKRDTEIVQSCLKITNSLEQKDQIYSTLSGGERQKINFGRILAQTWETPPRYIFLDEPVSALDIPNQYKTLNVFRHMANQGYAIFMILHDLNLAALYADTITILHKGKIIKSGKPKEVLTVANLETAFGIKVKILNAPEGNFILPEIIGETI, from the coding sequence ATGACAATTCAATCAATTGACGTAGATTATTTTATCGGCTCTAAGCAGATTCTTTCAAAAATAGAATTAGAAATTCTACCAGGAGAACTTCATGTTTTGATCGGAAGGAATGGTGCCGGAAAATCCACTCTCTTCCATATGTTATGCGGCGACTTATCCCCGAAACAGGGAAATGTATATTTGGATGGTATTGACCTAAAAGATTATCCAAATAACGAACTAGCAAAAAAAAGAGCAGTCTTAAGCCAAGAAACTGTAATTACTTTTCCTATAAGCTCAGAGGAAGTGATACGGCTCGGGAGACACCCACATAAAAAAGACACAAAAAGAGATACCGAAATTGTCCAAAGTTGTTTAAAAATCACAAACTCTTTAGAACAAAAAGATCAGATATACTCTACTCTATCGGGTGGCGAAAGACAAAAAATCAACTTCGGCAGAATCTTAGCACAAACTTGGGAAACTCCGCCTCGTTATATTTTTCTCGATGAACCAGTATCTGCTTTGGACATCCCAAACCAATACAAAACCTTAAACGTATTTCGGCATATGGCAAATCAAGGTTATGCGATCTTCATGATTTTACATGACTTAAACTTAGCAGCACTTTACGCAGATACGATCACCATACTCCACAAAGGGAAAATCATCAAATCGGGAAAACCAAAGGAAGTATTGACAGTTGCAAATCTAGAAACTGCATTCGGAATAAAAGTCAAAATTTTAAATGCGCCAGAAGGAAATTTTATATTACCAGAAATCATAGGAGAAACTATATGA
- a CDS encoding FecCD family ABC transporter permease — translation MKKKVFFIVGCILFTILSAVSSSLFGAMEISWEDLFKKDSLESRVFFELRIPRILLGLMVGGSLAWSGSLAQGLFRNPIVDPGLIGITAGCSLFAAIAIVIGSSFPFLHSVWSVVLFSFLGGILSSFLIFFFAKSKGRTDVFSLVLSGIAVNAICYSAIGILSYIANEAQLRNLSLWNMGSLGGASWSNLKSFSPFLIFPIFISPLIAKQLNVFILGEREATHLGIATEFLKTLIILFIGISTGVCISLVGNIGFVGLAVPHIVRLAIGQNYKYLLFTSYVLGGGLLCFADGICRVIIAPAEVPVGIATALLGSPFFLSLIRKRMPHI, via the coding sequence ATGAAGAAAAAAGTTTTCTTCATCGTAGGTTGTATTCTTTTTACGATTCTATCTGCTGTATCCTCTTCCTTGTTCGGAGCTATGGAGATCAGTTGGGAAGATCTCTTCAAGAAAGATAGTTTGGAATCACGAGTATTCTTTGAGTTAAGAATTCCTAGGATTCTTCTTGGCCTTATGGTCGGAGGATCATTAGCATGGTCTGGTTCTTTAGCACAAGGACTTTTTCGTAATCCAATTGTAGACCCCGGTCTAATCGGAATTACCGCAGGATGTTCTTTGTTTGCAGCAATTGCAATAGTAATTGGGTCATCCTTCCCATTTTTACATTCGGTATGGAGTGTAGTTCTATTTTCTTTTTTAGGAGGTATCCTTTCATCGTTTCTAATTTTTTTCTTTGCAAAATCAAAAGGCAGAACAGATGTTTTTTCCCTAGTATTATCAGGAATTGCAGTTAATGCAATTTGTTATTCAGCAATTGGAATTTTAAGTTACATAGCGAACGAAGCACAACTTAGAAATCTTTCTCTTTGGAATATGGGAAGTTTAGGTGGAGCTTCTTGGTCCAACTTAAAATCATTTTCTCCCTTTTTAATATTTCCAATCTTTATAAGTCCGCTGATTGCAAAACAACTAAACGTATTTATACTTGGAGAACGCGAAGCAACTCATCTAGGGATCGCCACAGAGTTTTTAAAAACTCTAATCATCCTTTTCATTGGCATCAGTACAGGAGTCTGTATTTCCTTAGTAGGTAATATCGGATTTGTTGGGTTGGCTGTTCCTCACATAGTTCGTTTAGCTATAGGACAAAACTACAAATATCTTTTATTCACATCTTATGTATTAGGTGGAGGATTGTTATGTTTTGCTGATGGAATCTGTAGAGTCATCATTGCACCTGCCGAAGTACCAGTGGGAATTGCAACGGCTCTACTTGGTTCCCCATTTTTCCTGAGTTTGATTCGAAAAAGGATGCCTCATATATGA
- a CDS encoding heme/hemin ABC transporter substrate-binding protein: protein MKLIKPTATKGSLVLSLLVVTYSLIAKPNHRIISVNGTVTEIIYALKLEDQLVAVDSTSYYPKQATYLPNVGYQRTLTTEGILNLKPSQIIGLESAGPPATIQNLKDAGVPIQLFSDEFNLDTPADRVLEIGKIFNKNKEAKILANSIKNQIQKLNIKKTNIRVLFIYSRNPSSVFISGTNTAAHAMINLSGAKNAINEFSEYKPLTSEALVKANPDIILMPEKSALGFGGEKVIWEINGMELTKAGKEKNLIILDDLLLLGFGPRLPYALKTLNDKWKLME, encoded by the coding sequence ATGAAACTCATAAAACCAACAGCAACAAAAGGATCCCTGGTTCTATCTCTTTTGGTAGTCACCTACTCTCTCATTGCAAAACCAAACCATCGCATAATCTCTGTCAATGGGACAGTGACTGAAATTATCTACGCCCTCAAATTAGAAGACCAATTGGTTGCTGTAGATTCGACTTCATATTATCCCAAACAAGCTACATACCTTCCCAATGTTGGTTACCAAAGGACGCTAACGACAGAAGGAATCTTAAATTTGAAACCTTCACAAATCATAGGTTTGGAATCAGCGGGACCTCCGGCTACGATTCAAAATTTAAAAGATGCTGGTGTCCCTATCCAACTTTTTTCGGATGAATTTAATCTTGATACACCCGCCGATCGTGTGTTAGAAATCGGGAAAATTTTTAACAAAAACAAAGAAGCAAAGATTTTAGCAAATTCTATTAAAAATCAAATCCAGAAACTAAATATTAAAAAAACTAATATTAGAGTTCTATTTATTTACTCTAGAAACCCAAGTTCTGTTTTTATTTCAGGAACAAATACTGCAGCTCATGCGATGATCAATCTCTCAGGAGCAAAAAACGCCATCAATGAATTTTCGGAATACAAACCACTTACAAGTGAAGCGCTCGTGAAAGCAAATCCCGATATCATTCTAATGCCAGAAAAATCTGCCTTAGGTTTCGGCGGTGAAAAAGTAATCTGGGAAATTAACGGAATGGAACTCACAAAAGCAGGAAAAGAAAAAAATCTTATCATTTTAGATGACCTCCTCCTTTTAGGTTTTGGACCAAGATTACCTTATGCATTAAAAACACTTAACGACAAATGGAAACTCATGGAATGA